Proteins from one Microcoleus sp. bin38.metabat.b11b12b14.051 genomic window:
- a CDS encoding type II toxin-antitoxin system RelE/ParE family toxin: MTRYILAPSAKRELKEIVRYIAQFNPDSARRLKEAIKQQCKLLVDFPSMGRSRDELELDLRSFLVEDYLIFYRVVSGNIEIVRIVSGYRDIELLFSGESSGEEEEEI, encoded by the coding sequence ATGACTCGGTATATTTTAGCACCTTCAGCGAAGCGTGAATTGAAAGAGATTGTCCGCTATATTGCTCAGTTTAACCCGGATTCTGCTAGAAGACTGAAGGAAGCGATTAAGCAGCAGTGCAAGTTATTGGTTGATTTTCCAAGTATGGGGAGAAGTCGGGATGAATTGGAGCTGGATTTGCGGAGTTTTTTAGTAGAAGATTACTTGATTTTTTATCGAGTTGTCAGTGGAAATATTGAAATTGTGAGAATAGTCAGCGGTTATCGGGATATAGAATTACTTTTTTCAGGCGAGTCTAGCGGTGAAGAGGAAGAGGAGATTTGA